The Nitrospirota bacterium DNA window CCCGCAATAAAAATTCCGGAAACGTTGGTCTCGAAGTCAGGTTTTACATGGGGAATGTCGACTCCTCTTTTTTGGGTCCCAAAGACCAGCGTAATGGCTTCCACTGGACAGGCGGCGAAACAGGCGCCGTGACCGATGCAGTGGGTGGGATTGATGATCGCCGCTTTTCCTCTTATCATCCCGAGGACGTCCTGTTCCGGACAGGCCACCACGCAGGCGCCCGAGCCGATACAGAGGTCTGGATTAATGACGGGATGCAGTGAGGGGGGTTCCGTGAGCCCTTCCGCTTTTGTCGCCTTGAGCCGTTGAAGGTTTCTCCTGTCGGTCTTCCTCCTCAAGTAGGCAAGAACGGTCCAAATCCCTGTGATTAAAACGATGATAGTCAAAAAATAGCCGGACAGTTCCAATATTCCTCTTAAATGAAGCCTACATAAAAATGTTTGAGATTCCTGTTTGGATTAAATTCATCAATAAACGATGAAGGGACAAAATTTGTACCAAAATGGTATTCCATTAAATCAGATACTCGCATAGGCTATATATATCAATATATCCCCTTTGATTGCATGAAAGTAAATAAAAATCCAGCCAATTGCTAAATATCAAAACTTAACAATAATCCACATTGGAATTTTTTTGTGACAGATAGTCGAATTATCAAGGAAATATTTGCTTTGCCAAGGAAGAATTAGAAGGGCTCAGAATAGAAAAGCCGCTTAAGAGATGGTAGGTATAAGCCTTGGACAAGGCAAAGGATTGTTAAGTCACAAATTACCACACGCCAAATAAAAAGGGGCTAACCAATTTGGTTAACCCCTTTAAAATTGCGGGGATAGGATTTGAACCTATGACCTTCGGGTTATGCTTACCACTACAGCTTTCGCCGCCTGGATATCCAGTTTGTGGTCTGGACTTTCTCTTCACCCATGGCTTAGCCATTAGGGTGCCTGCCGTCAAGTCTCTACACCTTCTCCACAAGCCCTAAGGCTATGGGAGCTTGGCTCGGGGTTACCCCGCTAACGGCTTCCCCGAGTTTGACAGGAGTTCGCATTCGGGTTTCCCCGCATGCAGCCCACTGCAAAATTAGTTTCCAGGCGTCTCGGTATTTCGCGGAACCAAGTTTTCTTTGACGCCTGGTTCATAACTAATTTTGCGAGAAAATTGAGCCCGACGAGCTACCGAGCTGCTCCACCCCGCAGAAGGATGGTAACAAAACCCTGTTGCCATGTCAATTGAATTAGAGGGGTTGTTCATTTTTCCTGATTGAACAGCCCCCTTAAGATTGATAGAATGGACCTATGTCAGCGATTCAAATCGTTAAGTTTCCCGACCCGATTTTAAGAGAAAAAACCCGTCAGGTGGACAATGCCGATGGCGCTTTGCAAAAGTTAATCGATGATATGGTCGAAACCCTTTATCTCGTTCCGGGGTTGGGTGTGGCGGCCCCTCAAGTGGGGAAATCGCTCCGGCTGTTTGTCTATGATATGACCCTTCGGGAGGGGGAAACCCAAAAACTGACGGCGTTAGTGAATCCCGAAATTATTGAATCTGAAGGGGAAATCATCGAGGAGGAAGGGTGCCTTTCCATTCCGGATTATTGGGAGAAGGTTAAACGGGCCGCCCGCGTCATGGTTAAAGGGGTCGACCGTTACGGGAAAGAAGTTCGGTTTGAAGCGGAAGGGCTTCATGCCAGGTTGATTCAGCATGAAATGGATCATTTAAACGGCGTTCTCATGCTGGATCATCTTAGCTCTTTAAAGCGGAACATTTTACTTCGAAAACTTAAAAAAAGCAGAAAATTAATTAACGAAGATTAAGTTTAAGCAGAAATCGATCGAGGCAGGGGGTCAAATGCGGATTATTTTCATGGGGACGCCCGATTTTGCGGTTTCAACGCTGGCGGCCCTGGCAGAGTCTGGCGATGAGATTATCGGCGTCGTGACCCAACCCGACCGTCCCAAAGGGCGGAAACAACTTTTAACCCCTTCTCCGGTTAAAATCACCTCGGAAAAATACCATTTTCCCATTTTTCAACCTCTGAAAGTCAAAGATCCGGCTTTTATTCAAACCGTTAAAGATTTATCTCCCGACCTCATTGTCGTGGTAGCGTTCGGTCAAATTCTTCCTAAAGCGCTTCTCGATATTCCTCCCAGGGGGTGTCTAAATGTTCATGCTTCATTGCTTCCGGCATACCGCGGTGCGGCGCCGATTCAATGGGCCATTATTCGGGGCGAGAAATTTACCGGGGTGACCACGATGTTGATGGATCCCGGCATGGATACCGGTCCGATCCTCCGTGCCGCCTCTATTCCAATAGAACCTGACGACACCTTTATCACCCTTTCTTCGAAGTTGGCTGAATTGGGAGCAAAAACGTTGATCGATACCGTTAAAGATTTAAAAAAGGGGGTGTTTCAACCCGTTCCTCAGGGTTCTCGGAATGTGACCTATGCGCCTCTGTTAAAAAAAGAGGATGGTTTAATCCGATGGACGGAATCTGCTGAAACCATTGAAAGAAAAACCAGGGCCTTGACTTTATGGCCCGGAATGTTTACCTATTTTAATAACGTGGTGTTGAAAGTCATTAAGGCCGAAGTTAAAGTGGAGGCCGCAAAAGGAATCCCCGGGGAAGTCGTCAGCAAGGAAAACGGCCAGCTCCTGATTGCGACCGGCCAGGGGGTTTTAAGTTTGCTGGAAGTTCAACCGGAAAACGGCAAAAGAATGACTGCCGTTCAATTTTTGGCGGGACACGGTTTAAAAAAAGGGGATTGTTTTGGGCGGTAAGTTAAGTGAAGCACCTGGCTTTGCCAGTGAC harbors:
- a CDS encoding methionyl-tRNA formyltransferase; its protein translation is MRIIFMGTPDFAVSTLAALAESGDEIIGVVTQPDRPKGRKQLLTPSPVKITSEKYHFPIFQPLKVKDPAFIQTVKDLSPDLIVVVAFGQILPKALLDIPPRGCLNVHASLLPAYRGAAPIQWAIIRGEKFTGVTTMLMDPGMDTGPILRAASIPIEPDDTFITLSSKLAELGAKTLIDTVKDLKKGVFQPVPQGSRNVTYAPLLKKEDGLIRWTESAETIERKTRALTLWPGMFTYFNNVVLKVIKAEVKVEAAKGIPGEVVSKENGQLLIATGQGVLSLLEVQPENGKRMTAVQFLAGHGLKKGDCFGR
- the def gene encoding peptide deformylase, coding for MSAIQIVKFPDPILREKTRQVDNADGALQKLIDDMVETLYLVPGLGVAAPQVGKSLRLFVYDMTLREGETQKLTALVNPEIIESEGEIIEEEGCLSIPDYWEKVKRAARVMVKGVDRYGKEVRFEAEGLHARLIQHEMDHLNGVLMLDHLSSLKRNILLRKLKKSRKLINED